One segment of Hippopotamus amphibius kiboko isolate mHipAmp2 chromosome 2, mHipAmp2.hap2, whole genome shotgun sequence DNA contains the following:
- the DUT gene encoding deoxyuridine 5'-triphosphate nucleotidohydrolase, mitochondrial isoform X1, translated as MRLRFVRLSEHATAPTKGSARAAGYDLYSAYDYTVPPMEKTLVKTDIQIALPSGCYGRVAPRSGLAAKHFIDVGAGVIDEDYRGNVGVVLFNFGKEKFEVKKGDRIAQLICERIFYPEIEEVQVLDDTGRGSGGFGSTGNN; from the exons ATGCGGCTGCGCTTTGTCCGGCTCTCGGAGCACGCCACCGCCCCGACCAAGGGGTCCGCGCGCGCCGCCGGCTATGACCTGTACAG TGCCTATGATTACACAGTACCACCTATGGAGAAAACCCTTGTGAAAACAGACATTCAGATAGCTCTTCCTTCTGGGTGCTATGGAAGAGTAG cTCCACGTTCTGGCTTGGCTGCAAAACACTTCATAGATGTAGGAG ctggTGTCATAGATGAAGATTATAGAGGAAATGTTGGTGTTGTACTATTTAATTTTgggaaagaaaagtttgaag tCAAAAAGGGTGATCGAATTGCACAGCTCATTTGTGAACGGATATTTTACCCAGAAATAGAGGAAGTTCAA GTTTTAGATGACACAGGAAGGGGTTCAGGAGGTTTTGGTTCCActggaaataattaa